One Anser cygnoides isolate HZ-2024a breed goose chromosome 36, Taihu_goose_T2T_genome, whole genome shotgun sequence genomic region harbors:
- the LOC136788416 gene encoding LOW QUALITY PROTEIN: endogenous retrovirus group V member 2 Env polyprotein-like (The sequence of the model RefSeq protein was modified relative to this genomic sequence to represent the inferred CDS: inserted 2 bases in 2 codons), producing the protein MQICKLQKGFYWLCGDGRARKSLPLNWKGHCIRGYLSPRGGIFRXNPLMMRPTGFHSFVRWLIPSLGISEIEKAXNISATLEIIENTTADVLSALQEEISSLHKVVLQNRMGLDMLLAKEGGLCTVINQTCCVHVNKQKQIETDLEKIWERNKILHAVAQDDTSWGFTDLVEKLTSWLPNPTWLKQLFITVIVVVILFMVLCVVIRCTLWCFKSTGNSYSKWKKNQLRWKLESNRYFEGVLDRETLY; encoded by the exons ATGCAAATTTGCAAGCTACAAAAAGGATTCTATTGGCTATGTGGAGATGGGCGTGCTAGGAAAAGCTTACCCTTAAATTGGAAGGGTCATTGTATCAGGGGCTATCTTAGCCCTCGAGGGGGTATATTCC ATAACCCCCTCATGATGAGACCCACGGGATTCCATAGTTTTGTAAGGTGGTTGATTCCATCCCTGGGAATaagtgaaatagaaaaag ATAATATCTCAGCCACATtagaaattattgaaaatacCACAGCTGATGTTCTTTCGGCATTACAGGAAGAAATTTCCTCCCTACACAAAGTAGTACTTCAGAATAGGATGGGATTAGATATGCTTTTAGCCAAGGAGGGAGGACTGTGCACAGTCATAAACCAAACTTGCTGTGTACatgttaacaaacaaaaacagattgagACTGACCTGGAGAAGATTtgggaaaggaataaaattttgcatGCAGTAGCTCAGGATGACACGTCCTGGGGATTTACAGACTTGGTAGAAAAATTGACTTCCTGGTTGCCAAACCCAACCTGGCTGAAACAGTTGTTTATCACAGTAATCGTGGTCGTGATTTTGTTCATGGTTCTTTGTGTAGTGATCCGATGTACCTTATGGTGTTTTAAGAGTACGGGAAACTCCTACAGCAAGTGGAAAAAGAACCAACTCAGATGGAAACTGGAGTCTAACAGATACTTTGAAGGAGTGTTAGATAGAGAAACACTATATTGA